A single Cryomorphaceae bacterium DNA region contains:
- a CDS encoding T9SS C-terminal target domain-containing protein: protein SVGQLVQRHTQFTSHEPLILPHPPGLYIVEARKGESAVRAKVVVR from the coding sequence ATTCGGTGGGCCAATTGGTGCAGCGCCACACGCAATTCACCAGCCATGAGCCGCTGATCTTGCCGCACCCACCGGGACTGTACATTGTTGAGGCCCGAAAGGGAGAGAGCGCGGTAAGAGCGAAGGTGGTGGTGAGGTAG